A region from the Pseudomonas sp. P8_229 genome encodes:
- a CDS encoding SCO family protein, with protein sequence MTALLTRRKVLAGMGVLGLGLLAGCDTRGQLSYKYGKDLSDKILGRTFKLKNTDGETMTLSSFRGLMPMIFFGFTQCPAVCPTTLARAAQIKKLMGKDGDRLQVIFITLDPERDTPQILDAYVKAFDPSFVALYGTLEETKATAKEFDVFYEKVPAGDTYTISHTSTSYVYDSRGQLRMGLSVSLSAQECTEDLLTVMEVC encoded by the coding sequence ATGACGGCTTTGTTGACTCGCCGCAAGGTGCTTGCGGGAATGGGCGTGCTGGGCCTGGGCCTGCTCGCCGGCTGCGACACCCGTGGCCAACTGTCGTACAAGTACGGCAAGGACCTGAGTGACAAGATCCTCGGACGCACCTTCAAACTGAAGAACACCGACGGCGAAACCATGACGCTGTCGAGCTTCCGCGGCCTGATGCCGATGATCTTCTTCGGCTTCACCCAATGCCCGGCGGTGTGCCCGACCACCCTCGCCCGCGCGGCGCAAATCAAGAAACTGATGGGCAAGGACGGCGACCGTCTGCAGGTGATCTTCATCACCCTGGACCCGGAGCGCGACACGCCGCAAATCCTCGACGCGTATGTAAAAGCCTTCGACCCGAGCTTCGTCGCGCTGTACGGCACGCTGGAAGAAACCAAGGCCACGGCCAAGGAATTCGACGTGTTCTACGAGAAGGTTCCAGCGGGCGACACTTACACCATCTCCCACACGTCCACCAGTTACGTCTACGACTCGCGCGGCCAACTGCGCATGGGTCTGTCTGTATCGCTTTCGGCACAAGAGTGCACGGAAGATTTGCTCACCGTTATGGAGGTCTGCTGA
- a CDS encoding copper chaperone PCu(A)C — protein sequence MHPVLNNIKRAVFGLSLLGLAFQVSAQTKVDDAWVRATVPTQSASGAFMTVTADSDSKLLSVASPVAKDVQIHEMSMKNDVMSMGPVKSVDLPAGKAVKFDPNGYHVMLMGLNGQLKEGESVPLTLTVENAKGEKETVEVKAEVRSLTHMEGHDHSKMH from the coding sequence ATGCACCCCGTTCTGAACAACATCAAACGCGCCGTTTTCGGTCTGTCCCTGCTGGGCCTGGCATTTCAAGTCTCGGCCCAGACCAAGGTCGACGACGCCTGGGTGCGTGCGACCGTGCCGACCCAATCGGCCAGCGGCGCGTTCATGACCGTCACCGCCGACAGCGACAGCAAACTGCTGAGCGTTGCCTCGCCAGTGGCCAAAGATGTGCAGATCCACGAAATGTCGATGAAGAACGACGTGATGAGCATGGGCCCGGTCAAATCGGTCGACTTGCCGGCCGGCAAAGCCGTCAAGTTCGACCCGAACGGCTACCACGTGATGCTGATGGGCCTGAACGGCCAGCTCAAGGAAGGCGAAAGCGTACCGCTGACCCTGACCGTGGAAAACGCCAAGGGCGAGAAAGAAACCGTTGAAGTGAAAGCCGAAGTCCGTTCGCTGACGCACATGGAAGGTCACGATCACAGCAAGATGCATTGA